The sequence GCCCTTCAGCTCGATCCCGCCGACCGATCCTCCCGGGACGTTCGCGGCTTTCACCTCGGCGCCGCTGGCGGCAGACCTCGATTCGGTCGGTATCCCGACCCTTGATTTCAGCCTGAGCGCCACAGGAGCGGACAGCCAGCTGCCCGCCACCGAGGTGGTCCTCTTCGGCAAGATCTACGACGTCGCCCCGGACGATTCGGTGCTGCTGGTCCACCGCCTGGTCTCCCCCATCCGGATCGCCGACCTCAGCCAGCCCGTCCACCTCAACCTGCCTGGGGTGGTGCACCGCTACCCGGCCGGGCACCGGCTCCGCCTGGTGCTGGCCGCAAGCGACCAGGCGTATGTCGGCTCGCGCGCCCCTCACACCATCACCGTCACGGTCGACCCCTCCACGCCATTCCGGCTCCGGATGCCCGGTTGACGGAACTCGTCGCTCCCAGACGTCGCTACCGGATTCCGTGGCGGTATTCCCGCTGCCGCTGCTACCCCACGCCGCAGCCCTGAACGCCAAGTCATCGAGCCCGCAGCACACCTGGTGGATCCGCGCGCAGAGGAGTTTCGCCGCCGCAGCGATGCGACTCGTGCCTCCCCTTTGGACGGACGTGCGGTTGACCGGCCTTGGGCAGGACGGTCGCTCACGCCTGCCACCGCTCGTCCTGATTGACATCGACGGCGATGCCGCATGCCGCGAGGTCTCCGAAGGTCGCGCGCAGGCTTGTGACGACAGGCTCCCGGCTGCCACCAGGGACGCGGATCTCGACACGTGTACCCGGGCCCGCGCGACGGGCATCCTCGGTGATCATCTCGATCGCGTAGGGTGTGAGCGCCAGCACCCGCACGATCGCGCGCCCTAGCAGAGAGCCGGGCGGTGTGATTCGCGCGCGGACCAGTACCGGCTCCTCGGCCCTCATCGCCGCATAGGGCACGCGGTCGACGACGAGCGCGGCGAGATCGCCGTATGTCCGCACCGCCGCGATCAGGCGTTGCGGCAGGCTCACGTTGAGCGCCTCTTCGATCCCGATTGCGAGCTCGAGAAGATCGAGCGAGTCGACTGCCAGGTCGTCGACCAGCGAAACGGGGCCGGTGAGCTCATCCGCGCTGATGCCCAGCGTCTCCGCCACCACTTGGCGCAGCCGGAGCTCCACCCGCGTGGCGTTGGTGCGCTGGTCCACCCAGTCGGCGTGGCCCCGGAGCGGGCTCGTGACAGGGATGCCTCCGCGACGCGACTTCAAGGGCTGCCCACACGGGCGTGAGGCGCCAGCCGTCGGGCCCACATCACCCACCTTGCAAACGACCAGCTTCTGCCAGCCACCCGGACCTTCCTGGGCCAACTCGACGAGCTCATCGACGAGTGCCGTTCGGCCCGTCGCATGGTCATCGCCCGTGCGCCCGAGCGCGTTCAGGACCGAGTGCTTGAGCTGACGGGCCGTGATTCAAGTCGAGCATCCGTTCCATTACGTTCTCCTATCGCTGGCCGGGCTGCACTCGTGTCGCGGCTCGCCGTAGCGATCTTGCCCGAACGCATGAGCCGTCGAAGCATCGGTTCATTCCTTCACAGCATGCGGCCCCCGCCCAGCAACGCGCCGTGATCGCAGCCTTGAGATCGCGCATGCGGTGCCCGAACGCGGGCGCGCTGCTGACGTGCACGAGTCCTCACCATGTTGAACGCACGAACCGCTGTTTCGGTTGACCACCCTCGGCGCCCTGACGAGGCCGATCCTTCGTGTGGCCCTGACCATGGACGTCAACCAGCCGACAGCAACCCAACACGGCGTCATCGAACGCCTTCCGCAGCAAATCACGTACCTCGCCTTCGGGCAGGCGTTCTGTCCCTGGTCTCGACCTTCCCAACCTCGTCCGTCGCCGGCCGCTTCCCGGAGCCGCCGCCTCGTGGGCAGCCGCGGGCGAAGGGGAGCGCGGCAAACTGCCGCGCGGGCGAGTCGAAATGTCTCGCCCCCCGCGGGCCCGACGTCACGTGCAGCGCGTCCCGCGGATGAAAATCACCCCGCGCGGGTGGCACAGCCGTTGCTTCGTGGCAATCCGCCCGCGAGATGCCGACGATTCAGCGGTCCAGGGCCCCGGGCAGAGTTCCGGACGGCATCGTCGCCGCCGTGCTCGCCTGTGTCATCGCCGGGACGGCGGGCTGGAGCATGCGAGCATACGTGCGGCACCTGGCGGACCGCCATCTCGCCCTCGTCACCACGGGCGACATGCCGTTCAAGTACCAGACGCTCACCCTCCAGCGGGCGGCGCTCGCGAGCGGGCACGTGCTCCCGATCTACGGCAGCTCGGAGCTCTTCTGCTGCGGCCGACCCTTCCGCCCCACCCAGGTGTTCGCGTCGCGCCCGACCGGGTTCGACGTGCTCGCCCTGGGGCGCGCCGGCACGGGCGACCTGTTCTTCGCGCAGACGTTCGCCGCGCTGGGACACGACCTCCGGGACAAGCGCGTGGTCGTCTCGGATTCGCCCTCCTGGTTCTGGAACCGGAACGGCCCGCCGCCGGCGCAGGAGGGGAGCAACGTCTTGCCCGAGGTCGCCTATGCGTTCGTCTTCAACGCCCTCATATCGCTTCCGGTGCGCGAGATCGGCGCCCGCCGGATGCTCGCCTACCCGGAGACGCTGCGCGACGACCCGCTCTTGCGGCGCGCGGTCGAGGATCTCGCTCATCCCACGCGGATCAATCTCGCCGGCTATGCCGCACTCGCTCCGCTCGGTCGCGTCGCGGCCTGGGCGCTGGAGGTGCGCGACGCGGCGCGAACGGCGGCCTTCCTCTGGAACGCGAAGCGGCGTCCCGCTATGCCGCCGCGGCCGGCGCCGCTCGACTGGGTCGAGATGGCGGCGCGCGGGACGCGCGTCGCCGAGGCGGCGAGCACGACGAACCCGTTCGGCTTCAGCGAAGCAACGTACCGCGAGCTCCGCCGGCGGCCGAAGGTCCGGGACGCGCTCGCGCTGTACGATTCCGGTCGCACGAATCGGGACGGCGGCGTCCTCCCGAGGCCGCGCGCCTGGGAGCGCGCCGTCTCCCGCTCCACCGAGTGGGCCGACCTGCGTCTTGCGCTCGGTGTCCTCCGCGCCGTCCGCGCGCGGCCGCTCGTGTGGACGCTGCCGCTGCCTGGAGCCTTCTACGACTACACGGCGGTCTCGGCGCCGGTGCGGCGGGCGTACTACGAGCGCTACGAGCGCACGGGCGAGCGCGCCGGCGTCCCCTGGCTCGACTTCCGCGCGCACGACGAGGACCGCTACTTCGTGACCGATCCGGGCTCGCACCTGAGCGCCCGCGGCTGGGCGTTCGCCGACCGCGCGCTCGACGTCTTCTGGCACGCGGGGTCGATCGACGACATCCGCGCCGCGCTCGCGACGCTGGCCCGGGAGGTGCCCGCGCCGGGGCCCCCGCGGGAGCTGGCCGCCGCCGCAGGGGCGCAGCCGGTGGGCGTTTCGGACTGAGGAGGAATGCAGCAAATGGAGCAAGACGGAGCCGTCGCCGAGCGGACGCTCGCTATCCTGTACGAGGTGGCGGGCGACGACGAGGTGGGGCGCGACCTCGACGTCCCGCTGTTCGCGTCGGGACTTCTCGACTCGCTCGGCGTCGTGCGGCTCATGGTGGCCTTCGAGGAGGCCTTCGGCCTGGTCATCTCGCCGGCCGAGCTCGACCGGGCGAGGTGGTCGACGCCGCGCTCCCTGATCGCGGACATCGAACGCCGGCTCGGACGCGCGGTATCGGCGTAGGGACTCCGATGAGCGACGGCCGGCGCGTGCTCAGGCTCACCCTCTACTACCTCGCGATCATCGCCGGGCTCCTCCTCGTCCATCTGGTCCCCGACTACCGCGCGACGCCGTTCATCTACCAGGGGTTCTGAGTCCGATGACCGGCACGGCACGGCATCGAGCGTCGGGGCCGCTCTTCTCCCGCATCGCGGCGGCGGCGGTGCCCGGCAGACCGGCGGTGCTCGGGCCCGACGGCGCGCTCACCCATGCCGAGGTCCTGGAGCGCGCCCGGCGGCTCGCGTCGCGGCTCGCCGCCCGGCGCTCACCGGTCCTCGTCTACGGGCAGAAGCAGCCGGCCGTCCTGCTGGGCTTTCTCGCCGCGCTCCGGCTCGGCCGGCCGTACGTTCCGGTCGACTCGTCGTTGCCGCCGGGGCGGGTCGCGCGCATGCTCGCTGCCGTCGGCGCCGAAGATGCGGTGCTGGCGGAGGACCCTCCGCCGCCGCTCGCGCGCGAGCTCGCGGCTCGGGGCATCGCCACGATCCGGCTCGACCCGCTCGGCGCCGGTCTCGAGCGCTTGCCCGAGACGATCGGTGGGGTCGACCCGCCGCCGCCCGATCCGGAAGCCGCGGCGTACATCCTCTTCACCTCGGGCTCGACCGGCGTCCCGAAGGGCGTCGCCGTGTCGCACGCGGCGCTGGCGCACTTCACCAGCTGGCTGCTGGCGTCGCACGCGTTCGTGCCGGGCGGCGAAACGTTCCTGAACCAGGCGCCCTTCAGCTTCGACCTTTCCGTGATGGACGTGTACGGCGCCTTGCTCACGGGTGGGACGTTGTTCGCGCTCACCCGCGAGGAGATCGCCGATCCTCGACGGCTCTTCCGCCGGCTCGACGGCGCGCCCCTCACCACGTGGGTGTCCACGCCCTCGTTCGCCCGCTTCTGCCTCGCCGAGGCACGCTTCGCGCGGCCCATGCTCCCCGCGCTCCGGCGCTTCCTCTTCTGCGGCGAAGCGCTGTC is a genomic window of Deltaproteobacteria bacterium containing:
- the dltC gene encoding D-alanine--poly(phosphoribitol) ligase subunit DltC, which translates into the protein MEQDGAVAERTLAILYEVAGDDEVGRDLDVPLFASGLLDSLGVVRLMVAFEEAFGLVISPAELDRARWSTPRSLIADIERRLGRAVSA
- a CDS encoding acyl carrier protein, whose protein sequence is MTARQLKHSVLNALGRTGDDHATGRTALVDELVELAQEGPGGWQKLVVCKVGDVGPTAGASRPCGQPLKSRRGGIPVTSPLRGHADWVDQRTNATRVELRLRQVVAETLGISADELTGPVSLVDDLAVDSLDLLELAIGIEEALNVSLPQRLIAAVRTYGDLAALVVDRVPYAAMRAEEPVLVRARITPPGSLLGRAIVRVLALTPYAIEMITEDARRAGPGTRVEIRVPGGSREPVVTSLRATFGDLAACGIAVDVNQDERWQA
- a CDS encoding D-alanine--poly(phosphoribitol) ligase, producing the protein MTGTARHRASGPLFSRIAAAAVPGRPAVLGPDGALTHAEVLERARRLASRLAARRSPVLVYGQKQPAVLLGFLAALRLGRPYVPVDSSLPPGRVARMLAAVGAEDAVLAEDPPPPLARELAARGIATIRLDPLGAGLERLPETIGGVDPPPPDPEAAAYILFTSGSTGVPKGVAVSHAALAHFTSWLLASHAFVPGGETFLNQAPFSFDLSVMDVYGALLTGGTLFALTREEIADPRRLFRRLDGAPLTTWVSTPSFARFCLAEARFARPMLPALRRFLFCGEALSPGLARALLARFPGVEVWNMYGPTETTVAVTAVRIGAALAAAEGPLPVGHAAPGIEIWIADPDARSRRAPDGARGEIVIAGPQVAGGYLNDAASDPPDGPFFTLPDGRRAYRTGDLGWIDPRDGALFCAGRLDHQIKLRGYRIEIEEIETHLRAVPGVADAAVVPIERDGQPDHLVALVVVTPTLSSAGRALTNHVRAALAESLPEYAVPRLVRATPALPLTARGKLDRRAVREIAG